From the Anopheles stephensi strain Indian chromosome X, UCI_ANSTEP_V1.0, whole genome shotgun sequence genome, the window tgctgctgttgaacgACTGTAGCATTTTGTTGCAACGACAACTGTATCGGTCGTGTGGCCGGTGGCCGGAACTGCAGCACAATCGGACTGTTAAGCGTCTGCTGCGTCTGTGCTTTCGAACCCATTGCCAACTTTGACTGTTCATCACCGTTCACCGCCTTGACCGGTTGCATTATTGAGCGTGAGCTGCCCGCTAGACCGGTCGCAGTCGTAGTAGTGGATGTAGTGGTAGCAACAACAGTAGCGTTCGACAGCATCGTTGCTATTTTGGCCGTTGGTCCACCGTTCGGTGAAGGTTTCGCAGCCGATACTGGGTCCGGTTTTCGCTTGATCGTAAATTTGTTGCCACTTTCGGCGTACAGCACCGAGTACATGGTGGTACCGCTGGAAACCGTTTTTATCGGAGCTGCCTCGAACTTAATTTCCTGCGGCGTGGTAATGTTGACGATGCGTGGCGTCGTCGGTACGCAGCTGTTCTTGATGATCGGTTGCGTCAGGAGCGGTGTGTTGGCGACGTTCGGTGGTACCATGGCACTGCTTTTGCCAGTACTAGCCGGGAGACGATTCGCAAGCGACTCTGCGTGGATTATGGTGGGGCCAGTGCGTGCCGGCAGCATGTTTCGTATGagggtagtggtggtggtgttgagtTTTGTCGCTGTCGGACGAATGACTACATCGGACACGATGCCCGAGAAGGCCATACGCGATTGTGGCTGAGTGATCGGCATCTGCTGCGATGCTAGCTTTGCTGCAATGGGCTGTTGTTGCGAAGCGAGcttttgtggttgttgttgcatcGCCTGCTGCAACTGTTGTCGTCGCTGAGCAAtttgtagctgctgctgctgctgctgttgctgcctcTGCTGCGCTAGCTCTAGCTGCTTCTGCCGGCTGTCCTGCTGCtgatcttgctgctgctgcggacTTTCCTTTAAGTACTCGATCGTTTCTGGCTGCTTGCGTACTACCAGCGGTGTCGTTTTCTGCATGATTGTTTGCATCGGCTGCGTTTGGAAAGCAATCTGTTGctgcttttgttgtttttgctgctgctgcaattgGAACATTGGTTGTTGCAGCTGCACTTGCGACTGTTCTACCGATTCCTGCTTTACCTGGACGGTTTGCTGCAGCGAAAGAGATTTCTGTGGCCGGACCGGCAGCGTCGTTGGTGCTGAAGTTAGCGTCTTTCCACCGACCACTTGTAGTTGCGGTTTCTGTTGCAATGGCTTCTGCGTCTGTGTTGGCAACTGCGCcggtttctgctgctgcagcagcagcagctgttgtTGCACAGGTGAAGGTTTTTGCAGCGGCTGTTGTTGCATCAACTGTAGCGGAGGTTGCTGTGTCGGCAACAAAAATTGCTGCGATTGTAATTCCGGATTTGGTTCCAGTTTCAGCTGGGGGTTGAATTGTTTCGGTTGTTGTCGTGATTGTTGCGGCACCACTtgcttctgttgctgttgagGCAGaacttgttgctgttgcggcTTCGACTGGTTGTTTGCTAGTTGTTGATGATTCGGATGATATTGCGATTGCGGCTGCTGTTGCGGGTGTTGTGTATGCAATAGTTGTTGTTGCGGTTGCTGTTTTCGCTGCAATGACTTTTGTTGCTGAAGCGCTTGCTGCCTTTGTTGTTCCTGTTGTGATGGCACCTGTTGCATTGTCATCCTTTGGGGTTgtatttgctgctgctgctgctgctgctgctgctgctgctgctgctgctgctgctgctgttgctgctgttgctgctgttgctgctgttgctgctgttgctgctgttgctgctgttgctgctgttgctgctgttgctgctgttgctgctgttgctgctgttgcagttgctgttgctgttgctgttgctgttgttgttgttgttgttgttgctgttgctgctgttgctgttgctgttgctgctgttgctgttgctgtttctgtttctgttgctgttgctgttgctgtttctgtttctgttgctgttgcttttgctgttgcttttgctgttgcttttgctgttgttgcttttgctgttgttgcttttgctgttgttgcttttgctgttgttgcttttgctgttgttgcttttgctgttgttgcttttgctgttgttgctgctgctgctgctgctgctgggacaCATTCGGAATAATTTGTTGGAACACCTGTACTTTCATCTGCTGattatgttgtttttgttgttgttgttgttgttgctgctgttgttgtggctgctgctgcttctgtaaAAGTGGAGAACATTGCTGCACTGGTATCAACTGTTGCTTCTGTTTTCTTTGTGGCTGCTTCGACGTTTGTGGTTGCTTTTGTTGTGGCACTTGCATTGGCtgcttgttttgctgctgttgttgttgtggctgctgttgttgtgactgctgttgttgtgacTGCTGTtgtggctgctgttgttgtggctgctgttgttgtggctgctgttgttgtggctgctgttgttgaGGCTGCTGTGGTtgtggctgctgttgttgtggctgctgttgctgctgctcttgcttcacttccttttgttttggtcTTGGCTGATTCcgtttcttttgctgctgctgtgccgcTGGTTTTTGGTGCTGCTCCACTTGTTTTGGCTGGCGCGGTGTCGTTTTGCGCAACAACTTTTTCTTGTCCTGCAATACCAATTTAAGATTCTCAACCGGGCGTGCTGTTTTGCCGGCAGGTTTAGGTTTGTTCGCGGCCACCTTCGAGCAGCACGGTGCGGACGGTGGCACGACAGCGatcggtttcggttcggtgGGCGTCGGCTGCACAGTCACGACGGGCGGTGGGAAGATGCACGGCAGTATCGAGTAGGCTGACTTTGACAGGCCAGAATTACACTTAAAATCATCGACGAAGGCCGCACCCTCGTCAATCAGATCCATCAAGCTGTTGGGCGTTGTGACggaacctccaccaccaccaccaccgcttgTACTGGCACTACCTTCAGTCCCTCCAGGACCTCCCGGCTGGTTCGGGGCACACTTGCATATATCCGCATACACTGGCCGAGACCGGATGAATGTACAGATGCTCTTGTAGCACTGAAGCAGCAGCCGGAGCTGCGTGTTTTCCCGATACTGGAGTAAACCCTTGCAGAAACGGCAAGCCGGTTTCAGCTTCTTGTGtttgccaacacacacacggcagaTGTGATGCTGGCAGTCGCCCGTCGACGGGCTATGGGGCTCAACCAGCAGCTTGCAGCATACCGCACAGCTCAAGCTTTTGCGCAGGTAGGGCAACAGACGGTTCAGATCCTGCAGCTCAGCCACTATGTCGCCCTGGAAGACCAGCCGCGACGTCGTAATGTACAGCGAGGTCGGATTCATTGCAGCGAGGTCTGGTGTCTGTCGGCCCGGGTCCGCCACCAAACGGAGCGACGCATCTAGCTGACTGCACTATCAAAACAATACGCTGCACGACAGAGCCAAGCGTTCCCCCCGGAATGCGGACTTGTGCGGCTGTTGATTTCGAGGGACTGCGCTTCAGAGGCGTTGCTACTGGGATCGGAATGGATTCACGGGCACACTTTTTGCTTCCAAGAACCAAATTTTATGTACACGGTAGAATCTTGCGATGGAGCTGCACAGAAATTCTATAAATTAAAGTAAGCGTAACAAAGCGTTTGACAGCTTGCCGTTTTGCCTTGCGGTGCTTGGATATGGCGCAGTTGTCTGTACCATCACATACACTGCTCGAAAACGGGCCGACTGCTCGAATGACGACCAGCGCTAGAAATGTGCACGGAACGCACGCTGTACGGCTGTATACACACGTACAAAAAAGACCTATTTTTTAGTATTTAGTCTTTGCGTAATAAGGAAACAACtactttgaattttattttatgataaTGAACTGCTCATTGTTTGTAAAATTTACAAGTTGTaacaattaattaaataaagcaCATACAAGTACAGAGAGTGAACTCTTCAAACATGGGGCTTAAACGGGTAAGGTGGTTCAGCAGCATTATTCGagttgtttcattgtttttctttttctaaaaAGACAATTAAAGCAAATTCCAaagatttttgtttggtaATTTATGTTTGGCTACAATATTGCAGATAAAAACTCTGCAATTTGCTTGGCAAACCCATGAAAACATGTTTTGAAGTATGGCTTATCTTAACGGGTCAGAAACGAAGTTGCGGTAAAACAATGATGCAAAGAGAGAATGCTTACTCTAGCGCAAGACTATCTATTTTACGAATACCATCTTTGTGCAACGTTACACTGACCATTTTATGCGTGGCAGATATTTGCATTCCATTTCCTTTACACATCAATCCATATTAATCCACACTCTGTTACACACTATTGCTCCCGCACACACTGCACGCTGTCCCGCACTACAAAAGCAGGCCGGAAATGGTCGCATTCAGAGCAAATGCTGCCGTCTAGATAACCGCGTTTCATATTACCTTAGCCTGTCGTTGTTGTAAGGGGTGAAATCACCACGCTCTAGGAAAGTTGAACCATCATCATATTATTGTCGGCAAACCGTTTTAATGCTAACAAAAacgtgttttttctttgtgtttagtgtaaacaaaacatttcccaCCCAGCACGTAAAGCGATCGCGGCGACGGCGCTATAGCACTTGagtatttttgtttggtttgttgacGTTTGGCGCTGAGCGTTGCGTTTTCGTTTGACAGTTGTTCTAAGAGGCGGTACATCGTtccagcgcaaaaaaaaaacaacaattcacCTTAACCAGCCCACTTTACCAGCTTCACGCAATCAGTGGCGGCTCGTTTATCTTATCAGCCCCGGaacaaagtgtgtgtgttttttttctccgtgcACAACAATTAGAAAAAGAGGCAAACGCGATTAGCACCCTTGTCGGATGATACGAGCGAATCGTTGTATTGTGCAGCGGACAGTCGTATGAGAAGCGCTCCAGCCCGTACACACGGAGTTTTACGTGGATTTCCTATAACCGTTAATTGCTAGCACGGCCCATAGTTTAGCACAACCGCATCAAAATGTGTGCCACGACGAAAATGCTACAATCGTGCATCTCACTGCCGTTGGACGAACCCCAGCTGCTGGACGTGGTGGAGAAGGCGAAGGATTGGGCGATCATGCACGGGGCAGCGATGCGTTCCAAGCAAAACTTCGATCAGGATGCGTTGCTGGTAAAGCGATACTTCATCGTTCCTGTTACATAATCAACGGACACCATTGGTTTGGCTAAACTACATTTAtgttggcttttgtttttagtttgctCCGTTCATACTGACACCATCCTCCTTTCCCCGGAAAGAGTTCCAGAAGGCGGTGGAACTGCAACCGCTGCTAAACGAGCTGATTCATTCCGTTGCTCACGATAGCCAGTTTCTGCTGACGACGCTCAGCTCAACCGAGAAGGTGGATGAGTTCACCCGCTCACTGATCACCATCTACCGGACGGTATTGGACGAGGGTATTGCTCAGGTAAGCGAGTAGCTGTACGTAGTCTTTAAGGCATTAGGCGGCCGGCACAAACCCGTAAGCAGAAGTACGTTAGTAGCAGGCGTCTACCGTAACTTTTAGCATACGCGACGATCAGGGACGTTTAGCACAGCAGATACGAAGAGCGATAAATGAAAGCGGTTTGTAGCATAGTCTGATGCTTATAGGTGGGGTTTGGGTTAATTTAGTCAATtcgttgaagattttttttgtgtgaacgGCACAGACTGCTGAATCTCTTAGATATATAGTTCTGGATGGCTCAAAGCGTTTAGGGGCGACAACACGGAGGTTTTGTCCAATGAATCCAATATGGACTGAATTCACCGCTGTCCGTGatgtgttgcatatttgtagCTATTTTTATggtatttttttctctgaCTGTGTAGAGGTGCTAATTGAAGGTACACGGCAAATGTTTACATTTCTAAACGCTGGTTTTGTTTGTACTGGTAGCAAACCAGCAATTTTTTCATATATTTAATCTAACATGTGGTTTTAATAGGGGATAACTTTAAATATCCTAATGAAGTTTTCCTTTCTGCTgatttttgtaaatttgtgTATAGATGATGGATTTCTCTTGGTATAGCTTTTCGTAGTGTTTGGCGATATAAACTATCTATGCATAACAATCGCGATAATAATATAACTCAAATCTATGCATAACAATCGCTTTCTAGAAGGTGGAAAGACAGTAATTATCTATCCTCTGGTTTCTTTGAGCGAATCACACGTAACACAAAAGGATGACTGTGTACGGTATGTTTAGCATAAACACAAACTAAAAAAAGTAGAAAGGCTGTACAAGCAGACTAACTGGATTCAATGCAATAttagggagagaaaaaaaaaacaaattaaacgcAGACGTGGAACGGCCCAAAGCTTTTCATCACTTTGTGTTGACTAATTTTTCGATACACACATTTACCCGGGGATGCACAAAACGTTCTGACACACTACCGTCCTGGCCAACGTTGCACGTCCGTTTCGCGATCCTACAGCCCATCAGTTTGGGGCTGCTGCGGTCGGATTTGATGCTGGAGACGAGGTGCGACGACGAATGTAGCGGACGGACGCGCGCCTTTAACGCTTACTGCTGCTGGAAGCAGGTGGAAATCAACACGATCGCGTCGGGTTTCGGTCATCTCGGGCCCTCAAGCAAATATCTGCAAAGGTTTTTACACCAACCATCTTACTCTTACTCTACTTTGCGTTTgctctttccttcctttttgtcTCATCTCTAATAACGCCCCACTCCCTTTAAAGTACCAACATGTTTCTCTTTATTTTTTCCTGTACATTGTTGTCTGTCACcgtattttttctttctactgGCATCTGGATGTGGTCGTTTGCTTGGTTTTAACTACTATGATACGCCGTTATTGTTACTCACCACCATTAAGCAACTTttatttgacttttttttgttttgcgtttgaCGAGTGTGCTAAGATAGTTGGTTGATTTGAcagtggttttgtttgttggcagACGTTTATTAAAATCGCGTTACCTTTCCGATCATAATTGCCATCCATCAGtgtactgttttttttattgattcgtTGAACATACTTTTGTATCAGAAGGTTCGATAGCATATTTATTGCTATTTATTGCAAAAACTTGCTTACACTGTACGCTCAAAATCAATATCTGATCTATTTGCTGTTTTTTACTGGTGCGTTTCAATGCTTTTCCTGCTGTGCGTACTATTCTCGCTTCCGTCCACCGGGTATGGGTATCATCTTGCTTTGATTCGGATTGGTGGTAGACATGTATTAGAATGTGAATTTAATTCGTGGCGTATTTTcgttcttatttttcttttggttcTAAATTCGCAAAAGATCTAAGCTCCTACTTTCCATTACATAATTGTAACTAAAGTCGAATAGTCAGTCCAACCTCCGAGAGGTCGTTCCGGAGTCGAGAGGACACGATAACGAGATATTGCTTAAGCTTAAGCTATGTTTCCAACAATTCAGTGGAAGCTTCTCTTTCGATAAACCTTTTCCACTTAACTCATTTTTCAAATCTTGAGCGCTGCTTTGTAGCGTTGAAAAATCATTCCGTTTTGCACATGACTGCTACGACGCTTTATTCGTGTCGAAGCAGATCTCAATAAATAGTAGGGCGGATAATAAACACCATTCGTGGTGTGAGTCGAAGGAATGTGAATCGGATCGATTGATCTTATAGTTGGGCTAGTGTTAAATTTTATGTTCACACATTTAGAATGTTTCTCCTTGCTCTGCTGAAAAATGCTACGAATTAAGTTCAATATCTAATACATAAATGACAAATTCATtagacttagaaaaaaaaaactatcgatGTGAAATAGCATAGGCTTAAAAACTAACTATATTAACTCTTCTAAATAATATCAAATGTCTAAATATGAATCGCTTCTTTGACAACAGAAATTGTGATTTGATGAACGATATAATTGCTCAATGTTCATTGTTGTCGTGATGTGCGTACGTGTAAAGCCACCCTCTAGCCAGCCTAGATAGCTACGAATACTTGATGACCTATGACATCCTCCAAATTTCCTTTGTTCTCCGCTGTCAGATTCATCCCTGGCACGTACTCTAAAGTACATCGGATTACGATCTGGAACGCGAGAACGAATGGAGTTTAGAGTAGTCAGAAGCGTCCGGATACTTTATAGCTATTGTGTCGGGTAGGATTAAAGTGTTGTACTTAGATTTCTGCCGACATCGCTAAATTAGTCCGCGCATTCTAGTTTGGGTTTGGTCATTAACATAACATAGGTCTTAACAGAAACGTCCCAAGAGTTACCATTAGTGTAATCAATAACTTTTATTGGTTTTCTAAAGCCATAGTGCATAGAACTTTGATTTGATACGATTTCTTCTAAGCACAAACCTATTGAATTTTAGCAACAAACAATGAATAATAGTCATCCAGGCGCACCTCAAACGCCTTGTACATATAACGATCGTTATCGTGCGAGTATTACCTACCACATTAGCATTTGTTTGCAACTGCTTGgcaatttttctattttttatccTTAATTCTCTTTTGCTCGTGATCTTTCTAATTTTGTCGAATGCCCTTAGTTTTGTGCATGACCAGTACCTATTGCAATATATTCGTTTGGTTGCGTCAAGAAAGCGTCCttagtttatttttggttAAATATACCCACAACCGCCATccgcccctccccccccccccccccagttgAATTAAAGAAGCTCCTCTGTAAGGTATTAATATTCCTGAAGAATTGTGAAATTCGTTCTATCCAGTCTTAACCGATCTCTCAAGTATTTTTAATGCAATGCAAGTTTGAATCGCGTCTATTGgttggttcgttcgttttctGTTCTAATCTTTGTAAATGCATCTCGTTCTGGTGTTCGTCACAAAAACAATTAATTGCATACATCTACCAGCAAGCCGGATAGCTTGGGCCTCACAAAACGATTTGTACCGATATGTAACGATACATTTGCCCCAGTCCCTTAAATCTCCTTctagaaaacacaattatggTTTTTAACTATTATTTTAGAATCGTTTACACCTTTTTGGCTATTTGCTCGAGGAACGCGCCCGAACCGAAATTCGATGCTGTTTTTGCAAAGTGCAGCTTAACTTAAAAGAAAGTcaggcaaaaaaagaaaacaagtcAA encodes:
- the LOC118511146 gene encoding mediator of RNA polymerase II transcription subunit 15-like gives rise to the protein MNPTSLYITTSRLVFQGDIVAELQDLNRLLPYLRKSLSCAVCCKLLVEPHSPSTGDCQHHICRVCVGKHKKLKPACRFCKGLLQYRENTQLRLLLQCYKSICTFIRSRPVYADICKCAPNQPGGPGGTEGSASTSGGGGGGGSVTTPNSLMDLIDEGAAFVDDFKCNSGLSKSAYSILPCIFPPPVVTVQPTPTEPKPIAVVPPSAPCCSKVAANKPKPAGKTARPVENLKLVLQDKKKLLRKTTPRQPKQVEQHQKPAAQQQQKKRNQPRPKQKEVKQEQQQQQPQQQQPQPQQPQQQQPQQQQPQQQQPQQQQPQQQSQQQQSQQQQPQQQQQQNKQPMQVPQQKQPQTSKQPQRKQKQQLIPVQQCSPLLQKQQQPQQQQQQQQQQQKQHNQQMKVQVFQQIIPNVSQQQQQQQQQQQKQQQQKQQQQKQQQQKQQQQKQQQQKQQQQKQQQKQQQKQQQQKQKQQQQQQQKQKQQQQQQQQQQQQQQQQQQQQQQQQQQQQQQLQQQQQQQQQQQQQQQQQQQQQQQQQQQQQQQQQQQQQQQQQQQQQQQQQQQQIQPQRMTMQQVPSQQEQQRQQALQQQKSLQRKQQPQQQLLHTQHPQQQPQSQYHPNHQQLANNQSKPQQQQVLPQQQQKQVVPQQSRQQPKQFNPQLKLEPNPELQSQQFLLPTQQPPLQLMQQQPLQKPSPVQQQLLLLQQQKPAQLPTQTQKPLQQKPQLQVVGGKTLTSAPTTLPVRPQKSLSLQQTVQVKQESVEQSQVQLQQPMFQLQQQQKQQKQQQIAFQTQPMQTIMQKTTPLVVRKQPETIEYLKESPQQQQDQQQDSRQKQLELAQQRQQQQQQQQLQIAQRRQQLQQAMQQQPQKLASQQQPIAAKLASQQMPITQPQSRMAFSGIVSDVVIRPTATKLNTTTTTLIRNMLPARTGPTIIHAESLANRLPASTGKSSAMVPPNVANTPLLTQPIIKNSCVPTTPRIVNITTPQEIKFEAAPIKTVSSGTTMYSVLYAESGNKFTIKRKPDPVSAAKPSPNGGPTAKIATMLSNATVVATTTSTTTTATGLAGSSRSIMQPVKAVNGDEQSKLAMGSKAQTQQTLNSPIVLQFRPPATRPIQLSLQQNATVVQQQQQQQQQQLQQPQHPAPMVQQQIQQQQQLQQYQQLQQQQKLGGSSQQTVVSLAPQQQQNFRSLIIQQQQQQQQQQQTVQQPSSQAPQPPSQQQQQQALKRKGCRCGNATPTPGKLTCCGQRCPCYVDSKSCVDCKCRGCRNPHRADGLKIRRSLSELLQQYNAPTPTTTTTNTTATTTATIDTVSAGGVSIGPTITAVTYALNALKPTNAASTSTVATGSTKVKVISAGQHQILHTTAKAAPATATVKTGSGGGRTRTNGGVGVCLLPRASQTATVPQTSGGTITIRPFASTGFSGGTTTTISYLPSASNSSASTSSSSASLSGGSYAPTLTRTPVSQPGVTTTPTPTSVRLSKPARTSSTVTSGGSFTSLSTATSLESRDWPRLGGVGSIGESKSFPKHSPPGSIELLDTPSRERRNNSFVSGKPDALLSQSSVAMMPVTASPTSASSFCSSPSVWSPSLPSNLFGSSVASVGGTGSPIGSGSSVPELSSLSGYDANSFVNMLDPDGVIDLCDDLELNAANLISLD